The Methylopila sp. M107 genome contains the following window.
TGCGCCGCAACTCCGCGCGCTGCTGCTTGAAGTTCGACTGGAGATAGGTCGTCGCCGTCTTGTGCGGCCCGACATGGAGGACAAGCATCCGAGGTTCCGGCCGCGATCCGTCGCGCCGTGGTTGATTACCTCGATTCCCCACGCGGCTCCATTTTGGGTCCGCGAGGCCGTCGCCGTCTAAAGAAAAGGGCCCTCCGACGTCGCCGGAGGGCCCTTGCATTCACGCGCCGCCGACGAGCGGCGGGCCTTAAGCGAAGCGATCGCGTCAGACGGACGTCTCGATCCAGCTCACGAGCTTGGACTTCGGGGCCGCGCCGCGCTGGGTCGCGACGTGCTCGCCGCCCTTGAACATCATCAGCATCGGGATCGCCGAGATGCCGAACTTGGTGGCGGTCTCGGGGTTCTCGTCGACGTTGAGCTTCACGATCTTGACCTTGCCGGCGAGCTCTTCGGAAATCTCTTCGAGGGCCGGGCCGATCGCGCGGCAGGGGCCGCACCATTCGGCCCAGAAGTCGACGACGACGGGCTCGGCGGAGTTCAACACTTCGGACTGGAAGGTGGAGTCCGAGACCTTGGCGGTGGCCATGGCGAAAACCTTTCTGAAGGCGCGCGGCGGGCTGGGGGATGGCGAAGGCCGCGCGATGTGTTGGCCGAAAAGTATGGACGCCCCGGCGGAGCGTCAAGCAAGCGCGGCCTCGGGAAGCGCGACCGCGTCGAGCCGCGGGGCCGCGGTCCACAGGATCGCGGCGCGGACGGGACGATCGGGCCAGATGTCGCCGAGCAGCTCCGCATAGGCCGCAAGCTGCGCGCGATAGGCCGGCGGGACCGGCGCGCCGGGCGCTGGCGGAAACCGGTCGGTCTTGTAGTCGACGAGCAGCACGGCCTCGGGCGTCACCGCGAGCCGGTCGATTCGGCCCGAGACGGGTCGCCCGTCGCGCAGCCGGCCAACGATCGGGACCTCGCCGCGGCCCTCCGGCCGGAACACCTCGGCGAACGCCGGATCGTCCACGATCGCAAGCGCCGACTTCGCGAGCATCAGGCAGGCGCCGGTCCCGAACGCCTCCGCGCCGCTCGCCGCGATGTGCGCCGCGGCCTCGCCCCGGCGCTCCGGCGCGACGTCCGGCAGCGCCTTCAGGAGGCGATGCAGCAGCGTGCCGCGCAGCCGCGCCATGTCGGCGCCGGGGCCTTGGGCGAAGACGGACGGCTCGCCGTCCTCGGCCACGAGCGCTGAGGGCGACAGCGGCTTTCCGGGGGCCGCCTCGTGCGGCGCCGTCTCGAACAGCCATGGCGGGGCGAGCGGCAGGGCGGTCTGGATCGTGGACGGCGCGGCTTCGGACGGAGCGGGCGTCCCCGAACTCAGCCGCAGGATCGGGTCGGCGCCTTCCCGTTCGACCGTCTCGACGTCGACGCTCTCGCGCATGGCGTCTGCGACGAGGTCGTACCAGGCGCCTTCGGGGCGCGCGCGTCCGCCGTCATGGCCGGCCACGATCAGCCGGTCCTTGGCGCGCGTCATCGCGACGTAGAGCAGGCGCCTGTGCTCGCCATGCGCTTGTCCCAGCACCTCCGCCCGCGCCGAGGCGAGGGCCGGCGGATCGTCGTCCTTGCGGCCCGCCCAGACCGGGATCGGCGCCGCGTCGTGGCCGGCATGCGGGCGCGGCAGCATGATCAGCGTCGGGCCGCGCGGCGAGGTCGCGGGGCCGCAGGTGTCCGCGAGCACGACCATGCCGGCCTCGAGCCCCTTCGCGCCGTGCACCGTCATGACGCGCACCTCGCCGGAGGCGACGTCGAGGTCGCGCTTGATCTCGGAGGGCGCCGCCCGCATCCAGTGCAGGAATCCCGCGAGGCTCGGCGGATGGGTCCGCGAAAAGCCTTCCGCGAGGTCGAGGAAGGCGTCGAGCGGGTCGTCGACCTCATGGCCGAGCCGCGCCCGGAACGCGCGCCGCCCGCCGACGCCGAGCGTGTGGGCGTAGAAGTCGAAGGGCGAGCGCCGCGCGGCCTCGGCGACGAAACCCGCGAACCTGTCCGCCGCCGCGATCGTGCGCCCGGGTCCGTCTCGAAGCGCGTCGGCCAGCCGGCGGGCGCCTCGGCGGGGCGCGACCGCCATCAGGTCGTCGTCGTCGAGCCCGAACAGCGGACCCTTCAGCGCGCAGGCGAGCGCGAGGTCGTCGTCTGGCGTGACGATCGCGTCGCCGAGCGCGAGCAGGTCCATCACCGCGATGTGCTCGCCGACGACCAGACGATCCGCGCCCGCCACCGGCACGCGACGGCGCTTGAGAGCGCGAAGAATCGCTTCGAACAGCGCCCGGCGCTGGCGCACGAGGATGAGGATCTCGCCCGGCGGATGCTCGCCGGCCGCGATGGTCCGGTCGATCTCGCCGGCGATCGCCTCGCCGAGCCGCACCACGGCGCTGGTCTGGTTCACCCGGTCGAACGGCGCGTCCCAGGCCTCTTCGGTGAAGTCGCCCTTTTCGGCGGCGACGAGCGGCCACAGCTCGACGGAGCCCGCTGCGCCGGCCCGCGTCGTCGTGTGGAGGGTGCGCACGTCGTCGCCGAAGGAAAGCCCGCGGTTCGCGGCCTCGCGGGCGAAGACGAGGTCGACGCCCTTCAGCACGGCCTGCGTCGAGCGGAAGCTCTCGGTTAGCCGCACGTCCGCGAAGTCGAGCTCGACCGCCCGGTGCGCCGTGTCGTAGTGCTGGCGCGAGGCGCCGAACGCTGCGGGTTCGGCTCCTTGAAACGAGAAGATCGACTGCTTTTCGTCGCCGACCGCGAACACCGTGCGGGTCGCGCCGGCCCGCGCGCCTGCCCCCGCCAGAAAGTCCTCCGTGAGGCGTTTGACGATGTCCCACTGCTCGGGCGCGGTGTCCTGCGCCTCGTCGACCAGCACGTGGTCGAGCCCGCCGTCGAGCTTGAACAGCACCCAGGCGGCGTCGGCGCGTGAGAGCAGGGCGCGGGTGCGGCTGATCAGGTCGTCATAGTCGAGCAGCCCGCGCGCGGATTTCGACGCGGCGTAGGCGCCGATCGCGGCGTCGGCGAGCACGAGGAGCGCGTGGCTGCGCTCGACCGTCGCGACCGCGCGGATGCGGATCGTCAGCTCGGCGAGCCGGTCCCGCTCGGCGTCGAGCGCCGCCGCGAGCATCGGAACGCGCTTGCGGCTCGCCGCGGTGATCATCGACGCGCGCGGCTTTCCGGCGCCGGTCATGAAGGCCGAGAGGTATGCGGCGCGCGCGTCGGCTTCGCCCGTCGCGGCCGCGGCGCGCGCAAAGCAGGCGGCGACCTTGGCGTCGTTCGCGGAGCCGAGGTCGAGCTCGGCCGCGAAGGCCGGCCATTCGCCCGCCGGGACGCCGCCGCCGAGGATGTCGGCTTCGAGCGCTTCAACCGTGTCGCCGGCCTCGAGTCCGAACATCGCGCGAAGCTCCCGCGCCGCGCCGTCCGGTCCTGCGATCCCCTCGCTCAGGAAAAGCTTCCGGATGGCGTCGCGTTCCGACACAGCCTCGGCCAGCGCGCCGTCGATCGTCATGCCCGCGAGCTTCGAAGACAGCACGCCGAGCGCCCGGCCGATCGCGCCGTCCGGCTGACGGGCGGCGCGGGCAAGGACCTCGGCGCGCGCCTGCGCCATCAGTTCGGCCTGGTCGCGCTCGTCGAGTTCCGAAAACCCGGCCGCGACATTGGCCTCGAACGGGAACTGGTGGAGCAGCCGGCCGCAGAAGGCGTGGATCGTATAGATCTTCAGCCCGCCCGGCGTCTCCAGCGCGCGCGCGAACAGTTTTCGGGCGCTGGCGAGCCTTGACTGATCGGGCCGCGCGCCGTCGAGCTCGGCGATCTCGTCGATGAGCGTCTCGTCCGCCGTCGTCGCCCAGCGGCGCAGCCGCTCGACGACCTTGTTCTGCATGTTGACGGCCGCCGCCTTGGTGAAGGTGAGGCAGAGGATGCGCGACGGGTCCGCGCCCGCGAGCAGCAGCCGCACGACGCGCTGAACCAGCACATAGGTCTTGCCGGAGCCCGCGTTCGCCGACACCCAAGCCGAGATCGCCGGATCGGACGCCCGCGCCTGCCGTTCGCGCGTGACGGGGGAGGGGCCGGTCATGGCGCCGGCCTCGGCGGAATGTAGAGGAACGACTGCCGAGCGATCCCTCTCCCCTTGAGGGAGAGGGTAGGGTGAGGGGTGACGGCGGCGCCCTGTCCGGCAACGGCGCCGCCCGCACCCCCGCCCCTCAAGGGGGAGGGGGGAAGACCAGCCGCCTTCATTCGCTGTCCCCTTCCGCCGCGCCGCCGGTGGCGGACCACTCTTTCACCCGCGCGAGATGCGCGTAGGGCCCCTCGGGGCGCGCCAGGAATTTCGGGTGCGACAGCGAGCGGTAGGGCTCCGCCTCATTCTCGAACCGGTCCACCACCTGCCTGAAGCGCGCGAGCGCGGTGGCGGCGATCTGGTCGGGAGACGCGACGTCGTCCCGGATGTCGACGATCTCGCCCGCCGGCTCCCGCCCGACGAGTTTTACCAGCGCAAGCTCGCCGATCACGCCCTTGCCCAGCGTCCCGAACCCGCCTTCGCGGAGAATCGCGGCTTCAAGCGGCAGCTGGGGCGCAAAGCCCGCGAGCGTCTGCTTCACGGTCGGCGTCGCGCCGGTCTTGTAGTCGAGCAGCGAATAGGTCCCGTCCTTCAGCGCGTCGATGTGGTCCGCCCGCGCCGTCAGGCGGAAGACGCGGCCGGCCGACGTCTCGAATTCAAGGAAGCCGTCCTGCTCGACGAAAGCGCCCTCGACGCCCGCAGCGCGCGTGGCGTGAAAGCCGAGCGCCCAGTCTGCGATGCGCTCGAACCTCGGCCACCACAGCGTCGCGACGTCGTCGCGCTCCATCAGCGTCCCGAACGCCGCCTGTCCATACTCCAGCAGTTTTTTGCGGGCGGACGGATCATCGGGAGCGAGACCCGCCTTGGAAAAATCCTCCAGCGCCTTGTGGATCGCGTCGCCGAGATCCGCGGCGTTCGGCTCGGGGCCGATGCGCCCGAGCTCCTCCAGCTTCAGCACGTGGCGGGCGTAGACCGAATAGGGGTCGCGCAGCCATGTCTCGACCTGGCTGACGCTGATCCGGGGCGGCCTCAGTTCGAGCGCGGGGCGGGGTTCGGGCGCGGCCGGCGCCGGCTCGCGCGCCGCGCGGTCGAGCTCTTCCGCGAGCTCGACGAAGCGATTTCCGCGCGCGAGCGCCGCCTTGTGGGCGCCGCCGCCCGCGACGGCTTCGAGCCGCTGCAGCCAGCGCGCCGGAACGGTCGGCGCGCCGCCGACCTTCTTTGCGCGCGTGAGGATGACCTCTTCCGCGCCGAGCCCTTGCGCAAAATCATGCGCCGACAGGCCGATGCGGCGCTCCGGCGGCGCAAGGCCGAGCTGCGCCCGGAGCGGACGGTTGATCCAGGGATCGGCCTGCGGCACGGCCGGCCAGGTTCCCTCGTTGAGCCCGCCAAGCACCAGCCTGTCGAAGCGCACCAGCCGCGCCTCGAGCGGCCCGAGAATCCGCAGACGCGGGTGCCGGTCGCGGGGAGGGCGGAGCGCATTGCCCGCCATCAGCGCTTCCAGCACGCCCGGAAAAGCCTCCGGCGCGATCGGATCGGACCTGGCCGCGGCGCCCTGCAGCGCGTCGAGCAGCTCGGCCGTCGCCGCGACGTCCTCGGCGTCGCTCTCTCCCGTCAGGATCGAAAAGCTCTGCGAGATGGCGGCGACCAGACGGTCGAGGCCGACGGATCGTTCGCCGGCCAAGACGGAGAGCGGCGCGAGGGCCTGCTCGAGCCCGTCGGTCAGCGAGAGAGCCGCCGCGACATCCCCGGCGTCGAACCGCGCCGCAGCGCCGTAGCGGCGCTCCTCGGAGGCAAGCGAAAGTCGGATCCCGGCGAAACCCTCGCCCGGCAGCGCCTTGCGGAACACCGCGACGTCGAGCGCGTCGACAGCGCGGCGGTCGCCGTCCGTGCAGAGTCGGCAGGCGGGCGCCCTCAGCAATGCGAGCAGCAGGTCGGGCCGCGGATCGAGCGCGGACTCGGCGGCAAGCCGCAACAGCGCGCCGGCGGGCGTCGAGGCGAGCGGGCGGCCCGCGCTGTCGTCGACCGAAATCCCCCAGCGTTCGAGCTCGATCGCCACGCGGCCCGCAAGGTTGCGGTCGGGCGTCACGAGCGCCGCCGTCCGGTCCGGCTCCGCGACCGCCTCCCGCAGCGCGACCGCGATGGCGGCGGCCTCGGCACGCAGCGTCGGGGCCTCGATCAGCGTCAAGCCCGCCATGGCGCTTTCGACGTCGACCCGCCCGAGCCGCCGGGCGCTCCACGCGTCGGTGGTTTCGGCCGGCCGCAGCGCTTCGGCGCTGAGTTTCGCGCGCGCCGCCAGCGCAGACGAGGCCGCGCCGAGCGGGCGAACCTCTTCCCGACGCAAGCCAAGCGCCCGCACGAGATGCGCGAGGCCGCGCTGCGGATGGCCGTAGAGGCCCGGGCCGACGCCTTCGAGCAGCTCCGCCCAGGCGCGGTCGTCGAGACCGTCGCGGTCGAGGCCGGGCAGCACCACGGCGCCCTGCGGATGGTTTGCGATCACGCCCATCAGCCGGCGCACCGCCGGCGCAGAGCCCGTCGAGCCGGCGGCGATCACGGGGCCGCGCGCGACCGCGGCGCGGCGCGCCGCCGCGTCGATCTGCAGGCGCCGACGCCTGCTCGGATCGAGCAGGCCGCGCTCGTCGAGATGCTCCGGCCAGGC
Protein-coding sequences here:
- the addA gene encoding double-strand break repair helicase AddA, with the protein product MTGPSPVTRERQARASDPAISAWVSANAGSGKTYVLVQRVVRLLLAGADPSRILCLTFTKAAAVNMQNKVVERLRRWATTADETLIDEIAELDGARPDQSRLASARKLFARALETPGGLKIYTIHAFCGRLLHQFPFEANVAAGFSELDERDQAELMAQARAEVLARAARQPDGAIGRALGVLSSKLAGMTIDGALAEAVSERDAIRKLFLSEGIAGPDGAARELRAMFGLEAGDTVEALEADILGGGVPAGEWPAFAAELDLGSANDAKVAACFARAAAATGEADARAAYLSAFMTGAGKPRASMITAASRKRVPMLAAALDAERDRLAELTIRIRAVATVERSHALLVLADAAIGAYAASKSARGLLDYDDLISRTRALLSRADAAWVLFKLDGGLDHVLVDEAQDTAPEQWDIVKRLTEDFLAGAGARAGATRTVFAVGDEKQSIFSFQGAEPAAFGASRQHYDTAHRAVELDFADVRLTESFRSTQAVLKGVDLVFAREAANRGLSFGDDVRTLHTTTRAGAAGSVELWPLVAAEKGDFTEEAWDAPFDRVNQTSAVVRLGEAIAGEIDRTIAAGEHPPGEILILVRQRRALFEAILRALKRRRVPVAGADRLVVGEHIAVMDLLALGDAIVTPDDDLALACALKGPLFGLDDDDLMAVAPRRGARRLADALRDGPGRTIAAADRFAGFVAEAARRSPFDFYAHTLGVGGRRAFRARLGHEVDDPLDAFLDLAEGFSRTHPPSLAGFLHWMRAAPSEIKRDLDVASGEVRVMTVHGAKGLEAGMVVLADTCGPATSPRGPTLIMLPRPHAGHDAAPIPVWAGRKDDDPPALASARAEVLGQAHGEHRRLLYVAMTRAKDRLIVAGHDGGRARPEGAWYDLVADAMRESVDVETVEREGADPILRLSSGTPAPSEAAPSTIQTALPLAPPWLFETAPHEAAPGKPLSPSALVAEDGEPSVFAQGPGADMARLRGTLLHRLLKALPDVAPERRGEAAAHIAASGAEAFGTGACLMLAKSALAIVDDPAFAEVFRPEGRGEVPIVGRLRDGRPVSGRIDRLAVTPEAVLLVDYKTDRFPPAPGAPVPPAYRAQLAAYAELLGDIWPDRPVRAAILWTAAPRLDAVALPEAALA
- the addB gene encoding double-strand break repair protein AddB, which codes for MADSRRPNVLTIPAGADFLPTLARGLLDGEVVPGFASRGDPIALADATIYLPTRRAARALRDAFLGALDGRATLLPRIAPLGDVDEDSDIVEPLEEAETELPPAAAPFERRLTLATMVSGFARALDRSILALSPEDGPLVPATAADAIHLAGDLERLVDAIETEEVDVSGLGALVPGEHDRYWAITQAFLKVALKAWPEHLDERGLLDPSRRRRLQIDAAARRAAVARGPVIAAGSTGSAPAVRRLMGVIANHPQGAVVLPGLDRDGLDDRAWAELLEGVGPGLYGHPQRGLAHLVRALGLRREEVRPLGAASSALAARAKLSAEALRPAETTDAWSARRLGRVDVESAMAGLTLIEAPTLRAEAAAIAVALREAVAEPDRTAALVTPDRNLAGRVAIELERWGISVDDSAGRPLASTPAGALLRLAAESALDPRPDLLLALLRAPACRLCTDGDRRAVDALDVAVFRKALPGEGFAGIRLSLASEERRYGAAARFDAGDVAAALSLTDGLEQALAPLSVLAGERSVGLDRLVAAISQSFSILTGESDAEDVAATAELLDALQGAAARSDPIAPEAFPGVLEALMAGNALRPPRDRHPRLRILGPLEARLVRFDRLVLGGLNEGTWPAVPQADPWINRPLRAQLGLAPPERRIGLSAHDFAQGLGAEEVILTRAKKVGGAPTVPARWLQRLEAVAGGGAHKAALARGNRFVELAEELDRAAREPAPAAPEPRPALELRPPRISVSQVETWLRDPYSVYARHVLKLEELGRIGPEPNAADLGDAIHKALEDFSKAGLAPDDPSARKKLLEYGQAAFGTLMERDDVATLWWPRFERIADWALGFHATRAAGVEGAFVEQDGFLEFETSAGRVFRLTARADHIDALKDGTYSLLDYKTGATPTVKQTLAGFAPQLPLEAAILREGGFGTLGKGVIGELALVKLVGREPAGEIVDIRDDVASPDQIAATALARFRQVVDRFENEAEPYRSLSHPKFLARPEGPYAHLARVKEWSATGGAAEGDSE
- the trxA gene encoding thioredoxin; the protein is MATAKVSDSTFQSEVLNSAEPVVVDFWAEWCGPCRAIGPALEEISEELAGKVKIVKLNVDENPETATKFGISAIPMLMMFKGGEHVATQRGAAPKSKLVSWIETSV